Proteins encoded within one genomic window of Mya arenaria isolate MELC-2E11 chromosome 13, ASM2691426v1:
- the LOC128214581 gene encoding ethylmalonyl-CoA decarboxylase-like, with protein MLCICEKLGRRGFNVISQVRRFSRNNREIDRNIDRLCVEFRKLEGGSVDISKDEESGIATVTMCNSGKKNAFTGKMMVDLLDCVTELEQWTAGKGVVLTGADNSFCSGGDLETVKRVLGNGYGMCELMQHTTSRLFDLPMVSCAAISGHALGGGAELATACDFRIMSKEAKIGFVQARLNVATGWGGCTRLAKIVGRTTALQVLASARVLDANTARTLGLVNDVLDTDNIATEAMDWLSKNCIGDVNVTRVIKQMVVAGLYFEESQSYDMEKQLFCKVWGSRSHKDALEANIKHK; from the exons ATGCTTTGTATTTGTGAGAAACTTGGACGTAGAG GTTTTAATGTTATATCACAAGTACGAAGGTTTTCCAGAAACAACAGGGAAATAGACAGAAACATAGACAGACTGTGTGTGGAGTTTAGAAAACTAGAAGGTGGGTCAGTGGACATCAGCAAAGATGAGGAATCTGGCATCGCAACAGTCACCATGTGTAATAGTGGGAAGAAAAATGCTTTTACAG GGAAGATGATGGTAGATCTCCTTGACTGTGTCACAGAACTAGAGCAGTGGACAGCTGGGAAGGGTGTGGTACTGACCGGAGCAGACAACAGTTTCTGTTCTGGAGGCGATCTTGAGACAGTAAAGAGGGTCTTGGGGAATGGTTACGGTATGTGTGAACTAATGCAGCATACAACGTCTAGATTGTTTGACCTACCCATGGTCAGCTGTGCTGCCATATCTGGACACGCACTAGGAGGTGGTGCTGAATTAGCAACTGCATGTGATTTTCGAATTATGAGCAAAGAGGCAAAAATTGGATTTGTCCAAGCTCGTTTAAATGTGGCAACTGGGTGGGGAGGGTGCACAAGACTAGCTAAGATTGTTGGAAGAACCACTGCCCTGCAGGTTCTTGCCTCAGCGAGAGTATTAGACGCTAATACAGCAAGGACTCTGGGGCTTGTGAATGATGTGCTTGATACTGACAATATAGCCACTGAAGCAATGGACTGGTTGTCCAAAAATTGTATTGGAGATGTTAATGTTACAAGAGTGATAAAGCAGATGGTAGTTGCTGGCTTGTATTTTGAGGAAAGTCAATCCTATGATATGGAAAAACAGCTTTTCTGTAAGGTCTGGGGTAGCAGATCTCATAAAGATGCTCTTGAAGCTAACATTAAACACAAATGA